The Deinococcus misasensis DSM 22328 genome contains the following window.
AGGTCCGTGGGCAGTTTGTTGGCCTGTTCTGTGATGCCCAGTTTTGCCAGCAGTTGCATGGCCCGTTCCCGGCGCTCTTTGACGGGGTACGTGTTGCAGAAGTCCATGGGGAGCATCACGTTCTCAATCACCGTGAGGGTGGGCAGGAGCTGAAAAAACTGGAACATCACCCCCACGGTTTTGCCGCGCCAGGTGGACAATTGTTCCTGACCCAGCTGGTGAATGGGGGTGCCTTCGATGTGGATTTCTCCACGGGTGGGTGAGTCAATCCCGGTCAGCACGTTGATCAGGGTGCTTTTTCCGCTGCCGGATTTGCCAACCACGGCAATGAATTCTCCTTTTTCCACGGTGAGGTCAATGCCTTTTAAGGCATGGAACGCCCCTGAGGGGGTCTCGAAGGTGCGGTGAACCCCGGAAAGCTGGATCAGGGTGTGCTGGGCTGTGGGGGTGGGTTGGAGTTGGGTGCGCATGGGTTCCTTTCCATGGGAAGGCCAACCAGGGGGTTCACCCTGGTGGGAGGAGAGCGGGTTTTCAGGTGTCTGGACCCTCATGGGGTCGTGGGTTCACTGTAAGGCTAAGCCATGTAAAATGGACATCCCTTTTCCAGATAGCCCCTGCCCGGTGAACCACCCTGAAGCGGCCTTGCTGCTCACCGAACCCAAAGCCCTCTCGTTGCTTGCCCCTTTCATGGAAGAAGCCTGCACCGTGAAAGCCGCCAGTGAAACCCTGCAGGTCTCCAGCCACAC
Protein-coding sequences here:
- a CDS encoding ABC transporter ATP-binding protein, yielding MRTQLQPTPTAQHTLIQLSGVHRTFETPSGAFHALKGIDLTVEKGEFIAVVGKSGSGKSTLINVLTGIDSPTRGEIHIEGTPIHQLGQEQLSTWRGKTVGVMFQFFQLLPTLTVIENVMLPMDFCNTYPVKERRERAMQLLAKLGITEQANKLPTDLSGGQQQRAAIARALANNPPILVADEPTGNLDSATSLEVMQLFAALVKEGKTVLMVTHEREYARFFTRTLTMQDGRLT